A genomic region of Cannabis sativa cultivar Pink pepper isolate KNU-18-1 chromosome 1, ASM2916894v1, whole genome shotgun sequence contains the following coding sequences:
- the LOC115707945 gene encoding histone deacetylase 14, chloroplastic encodes MDLFTSPSLLPGNAMLGLNGHGVVGTTTNSFFKKRNRLIVSCLGRTDEKSIVCSNEELKNARLIYAVAPAMGHNKESHPESHFRVPSIVTALQNMELTPEFRGSEIIQLKDFKPASVDDIANVHSTAYVSGLEKAMDKASQQGIIFIEGSGPTYATANTFQDSLTAAGAGLAIVDSVVEASKLNQDQTTGFALIRPPGHHAVPKGPMGFCVFGNVAIAARYAQRVHGLKRVFIIDFDVHHGNGTNDAFYEDPDIFFLSTHQNGSYPGTGKFDEIGQGDGLGTTLNLPLPGGSGDIAMRTVFDEVIVPCAQRFKPDIILVSAGYDAHVLDPLASLQFTTGTYYMLASNIQQLAKDLCGGRCVFFLEGGYNLKSLSYSVADSFRAFLGEPSLASRFDNPAILYDEPLTKVKQAIQRVKHLHSL; translated from the exons ATGGACCTCTTCACTTCACCTTCTCTTCTGCCCG GGAATGCAATGCTTGGGTTGAATGGTCATGGTGTTGTTGGTACAACTACAAACTCTTTCTTCAAGAAACGAAACCGTTTAATCGTATCCTGTTTGGGTCGTACTGATGAGAAGAGCATCGTTTGTTCAAATGAAGAATTGAAAAATGCTCGTCTCATTTATGCTGTAGCTCCTGCCATGGGTCATAATAAG GAATCTCATCCCGAATCCCATTTTCGAGTTCCTTCAATTGTTACTGCTCTTCAAAACATGGAGCTCACTCCAGAG TTCCGTGGCTCAGAAATTATTCAACTTAAAGACTTCAAGCCTGCTTCAGTAGATGACATTGCAAATGTTCATTCAACAGCTTATGTATCAGGCCTTGAGAAG GCTATGGATAAGGCTTCACAACAAGGCATTATATTTATTGAGGGATCTGGACCAACGTATGCTACTGCAAAT ACATTCCAGGATTCACTAACTGCAGCTGGAGCAGGACTTGCCATAGTTGATTCAGTG gTTGAAGCATCAAAGCTAAACCAGGATCAAACTACAGGTTTTGCTTTGATAAGACCTCCTGGACATCATGCAGTCCCAAAAGGCCCGATGGGGTTTTGTGTTTTCGGTAATGTTGCAATAGCTGCTCGTTATGCTCAACGTGTACATGGCTTAAAGCGTGTCttcataattgattttgatgtTCACCATGGAAATGGAACTAATGATGCTTTCTATGAGGATCCGGATATCTTTTTTCTCTCAACTCACCAG AATGGAAGCTACCCTGGTACTGGTAAATTTGATGAGATAGGTCAAGGAGATGGGTTAGGAACAACTCTCAATCTACCTTTACCAGGAGGCTCAGGTGATATTGCCATGAGGACTGTGTTTGATGAAGTCATTGTACCTTGTGCTCAGAGGTTTAAGCCAGACATAATTCTTGTCTCCGCTGG GTACGATGCTCATGTACTGGATCCATTAGCCAGTCTACAATTTACAACAGGGACATATTACATGCTTGCATCCAACATTCAACAACTTGCGAAAGATCTATGTGGTGGTCGCTGTGTGTTCTTCTTGGAAGGAGGTTACAACCTCAAGTCTCTTTCGTACTCCGTGGCAGACTCATTCAGAGCTTTTCTAGGAGAGCCAAGCTTGGCCTCTCGGTTTGACAACCCTGCTATCTTGTATGATGAACCGCTCACCAAAGTGAAGCAAGCTATCCAGAGAGTGAAACATTTGCATTCCTTGTGA
- the LOC115707954 gene encoding non-functional pseudokinase ZRK2-like: MFSCYKSTTTEDEEMNGFFLRNGGAVLEQTIRLFNGKSNPLRSYSSQQFNNATNNFHDTTFIHLHGNYGLYKGVIHDDDDSGEDYIISVKKLSHRFGDVKLEEIATEVSVASQMNNHKNVLKLLGYCLDSKFPMLVYEFSVHGNLSRFLINGNNSKEPPPPRLPFESRLRTGIGIANALAYLHHGHSKTFIHREIFKEAVYLDQDYGAKLFDFQSSIPIPDGETHVDVDLIEETMGHMSPEVYRKE; encoded by the coding sequence ATGTTTTCATGCTACAAAAGTACTACTACAGAAGATGAAGAAATGAATGGTTTCTTTTTGAGGAATGGAGGTGCTGTGTTAGAGCAAACCATTCGTTTGTTCAATGGAAAATCTAATCCACTCCGTTCATACTCTTCTCAACAATTCAACAACGCAACAAATAACTTCCATGATACCACATTCATACACCTTCATGGAAATTACGGCCTGTACAAGGGAGTAattcatgatgatgatgatagtgGTGAAGATTATATAATTTCTGTGAAAAAGTTGAGTCATCGTTTTGGTGATGTAAAGTTAGAAGAGATTGCTACTGAAGTTTCTGTGGCATCACAGATGAACAACCACAAAAACGTTTTGAAGCTCTTGGGTTACTGCCTCGACTCAAAGTTTCCCATGTTGGTTTATGAGTTCTCTGTTCATGGCAATCTCTCTCGTTTTCTCATAAATGGGAATAATAGTAAGGAACCACCACCACCACGACTGCCATTTGAGAGCAGGTTAAGAACTGGGATTGGAATAGCCAATGCACTTGCTTATCTCCATCACGGCCATTCAAAGACCTTCATCCATAGGGAGATCTTTAAGGAAGCAGTGTACTTAGACCAAGACTATGGTGCCAAGCTATTTGATTTCCAATCATCAATTCCAATTCCTGATGGGGAAACTCATGTAGATGTGGATCTTATTGAAGAGACTATGGGACATATGTCTCCAGAGGTATACAGAAAGGAGTGA